In Gemmatimonadaceae bacterium, the following proteins share a genomic window:
- a CDS encoding translation elongation factor Ts, producing the protein MFTAKDVQTLRQRTGAGMMECKKALTETNGEMGKAEELLRVKGIAKAETRSGKQTSEGAITSYIHPPGKIGVMVEIACETDFVARTDDFKSLGREIALHIASAAPVAVDKDGVPADRIDSERRIAEEQAKASGKPDNIVQRMVEGKVEAYLKDVSLMNQPWIREPKKTISDLVKEASAKMGENIQIRRFVRYQMGEE; encoded by the coding sequence ATGTTTACAGCGAAGGATGTTCAGACACTGCGCCAGCGCACCGGCGCCGGCATGATGGAGTGCAAAAAAGCGCTGACCGAGACCAACGGCGAAATGGGGAAGGCGGAAGAACTGCTGCGCGTCAAAGGCATCGCGAAAGCGGAGACGCGCTCAGGCAAGCAGACGAGTGAAGGCGCCATCACCAGCTACATCCATCCGCCTGGCAAGATCGGCGTAATGGTGGAGATTGCCTGCGAAACGGACTTCGTTGCGCGAACAGACGATTTCAAGTCGCTCGGCCGCGAGATAGCGCTGCATATAGCGAGCGCGGCACCGGTGGCAGTGGACAAGGACGGAGTGCCGGCTGATCGAATCGACAGCGAACGGCGCATTGCCGAGGAGCAGGCCAAGGCGAGCGGCAAGCCCGACAACATCGTCCAACGCATGGTTGAGGGAAAAGTCGAAGCGTATCTGAAAGACGTGTCCCTCATGAATCAGCCGTGGATTCGCGAGCCCAAGAAGACGATCAGCGACCTGGTGAAGGAAGCGTCGGCGAAGATGGGCGAGAACATTCAGATCCGCCGCTTCGTCCGCTACCAGATGGGCGAGGAGTAA
- the pyrH gene encoding UMP kinase, with amino-acid sequence MAPIAYSRVLVKISGEALAGGKGTGFDFDTLFRIAGEVKQAVDTGAAVGLVIGGGNIVRGAQFSKLGMDRVGSDYMGMLGTVINALALQDVLERAGVKTRVMTSINMEQIAEPFIRRRALRHFEKGLVVIFAGGTGNPYFSTDTAAALRAIQTKSQVIIKATSVDGVYSADPKIDTTATLFDEISYRDVMVKELGVMDQTAIALCRENKLPIIVLNINTPGAIARAVSGERIGTIVQ; translated from the coding sequence TTGGCTCCGATCGCGTATTCCAGGGTTCTTGTCAAGATTTCCGGCGAGGCACTCGCCGGCGGGAAAGGCACGGGCTTCGATTTCGACACTCTGTTTCGCATCGCTGGCGAGGTGAAGCAAGCGGTAGATACCGGCGCGGCCGTGGGACTGGTCATCGGCGGCGGAAACATCGTCCGGGGCGCCCAGTTCTCCAAGCTGGGAATGGATCGGGTTGGAAGCGACTACATGGGCATGCTTGGCACGGTCATCAACGCGCTCGCGCTTCAGGATGTTCTGGAGCGGGCCGGCGTCAAGACTCGAGTCATGACGTCGATCAACATGGAACAGATCGCCGAGCCGTTCATTCGCCGCCGTGCATTGCGACATTTTGAAAAGGGGCTCGTTGTAATTTTTGCCGGTGGCACGGGCAATCCCTATTTCTCTACCGATACTGCCGCCGCGTTGCGCGCTATCCAGACGAAGTCTCAGGTAATCATCAAGGCAACGAGCGTCGACGGGGTATACTCCGCCGATCCGAAAATAGACACGACGGCGACCCTATTCGACGAGATCAGCTATCGTGACGTCATGGTAAAGGAACTGGGCGTCATGGATCAGACCGCGATTGCTCTTTGCCGCGAGAACAAGCTTCCGATCATCGTCCTCAACATCAACACTCCTGGAGCCATTGCGCGCGCCGTAAGCGGTGAGCGCATCGGGACAATCGTTCAATGA
- the frr gene encoding ribosome recycling factor, with protein MITIPQIIKDSRTAMDKSLESSRRELGSIRTGKASVNLLDTVRVPVYGQSMPLNQVASVSAPEPRLLTVTPWDKSQLQVIERALRDCDLGLNPMSQGGTIRVPLPALNEERRRDLVKVVHKLAEEARIGIRHARTEGRDKLKKMEKVSEDDIKHGEKDLQKLHDDFIGRIDELLKGKEAEIMEV; from the coding sequence ATGATCACTATTCCGCAGATCATCAAGGATTCGCGCACCGCGATGGACAAGTCGCTGGAAAGTTCGAGGCGCGAGCTTGGATCGATCCGGACGGGCAAGGCCAGCGTGAACCTGCTCGATACGGTACGCGTCCCTGTTTACGGGCAAAGCATGCCGCTCAATCAAGTGGCGAGCGTTTCGGCGCCAGAGCCGCGGCTTCTCACGGTGACTCCGTGGGATAAGAGCCAGTTGCAGGTCATCGAACGCGCCCTGCGCGATTGCGATCTCGGCCTCAACCCGATGAGTCAGGGCGGTACCATTCGAGTACCGCTGCCGGCACTGAATGAAGAACGCCGCCGCGATCTCGTGAAGGTCGTCCACAAGCTGGCTGAGGAAGCGCGCATCGGCATCCGGCACGCCCGGACGGAAGGGCGCGACAAGCTGAAAAAAATGGAGAAGGTGTCAGAAGACGACATCAAGCACGGCGAGAAGGATCTGCAGAAACTGCACGATGACTTCATCGGCCGCATCGACGAACTGCTGAAGGGGAAAGAAGCAGAAATCATGGAAGTCTGA